The Nymphalis io chromosome 14, ilAglIoxx1.1, whole genome shotgun sequence genome has a segment encoding these proteins:
- the LOC126773171 gene encoding sodium channel protein para isoform X8 gives MSEDLDSISEEEQSLFRPFTRESLAVIEARIAEEHAKQKELEKKRAEGETDLGRTKKKKEVRYDDEDEDEGPQPDATLEQGLPLPVRMQGSFPLELASTPLEDIDPFYHNQTTFVVISKGKDIFRFSATNALWILDPFNPIRRVAIYILVHPLFSLFIITTILVNCILMIMPTTPTVESTEVIFTGIYTFESAVKVMARGFILQPFTYLRDAWNWLDFVVIALAYVTMGIDLGNLAALRTFRVLRALKTVAIVPGLKTIVGAVIESVKNLRDVIILTMFSLSVFALMGLQIYMGVLTQKCIKVFPEDGSWGNLTDENWERFCQNETNWYGEDGDYPLCGNSSGAGQCEPGYICLQGYGPNPNYGYTSFDTFGWAFLSAFRLMTQDYWENLYQLVLRSAGSWHVLFFVVIIFLGSFYLVNLILAIVAMSYDELQKKAEEEEQAEEEALREAEQKAAARADKQEAREAHAREQAAAAEAAAYAEAHPAKSPSDSSCQSYELFVNQERGNQDDNTRERMSLRSDPFQDSVSTQPTHKPTANESHHEPARRQRKVSMVPHPERINKYGQLSYGPLREGSQASLSLPGSPFNLRRGSRGSHQMALRPNGRNRYPPGADRKPLVLSTYLDAQEHLPYADDSNAVTPMSEENGAIIIPVYYANLGSRHSSYTSHQSRLSYTSHGDLLGGKAQTKEARLRGRSASRNHSVTSQPHAYPLPRQDSSLASRPLREYEISTTECTDEAGKVLKQSNDNPFIESSQQPNVVDMRDVMVLNEIIEQAGRQSRASEQNAEDDEDGPTFKERLLECFMKGIDFFCVWDCCWLWLEFQKYVALLVFDPFVELFITLCIVVNTLFMALDHHDMDRDMEKALKSGNYFFTATFGIEAMLKLIAMSPKFYFQEGWNVFDFIIVALSLLELGLEGVQGLSVLRSFRLLRVFKLAKSWPTLNLLISIMGRTMGALGNLTFVLCIIIFIFAVMGMQLFGKNYVDYVDRFPDGDLPRWNFTDFMHSFMIVFRVLCGEWIESMWDCMLVGDVSCIPFFLATVVIGNLVVLNLFLALLLSNFGSSNLSSPTADQDTNKIAEAFNRISRFIDWVKKNAADVLKLVKNKLTNQIAIHAPERVDNELELGADLDDGVLYKDKKLKDQVEVAIGDGMEFTIPGDNKYKKGKILMNNINAITDNHTDNRINCELNHHGYPIQDDDTISQKSYGSHKIRSFKDESHKGSADTIDGEEKKDASKEELGLEEEMIPEEEVGQVDLAKLDIKAVEGDGILEDSPADCCPEPCYARFPFLAGDDESPFWQGWAMLRLKTFRLIENTYFETAVITMILLSSLALALEDVHLPHRPILQDILYYMDRIFTVIFFIEMLIKWLALGFQKYFTNAWCWLDFIIVMVSLINFVAALCGAGGIQAFKTMRTLRALRPLRAMSRMQGMRVVVNALVQAIPSIFNVLLVCLIFWLIFAIMGVQLFAGKYFKCVDMNHTTLSHEIIPDRNACILENYTWENSPMNFDHVGKAYLCLFQVATFKGWIQIMNDAIDSREVGRQPIRETNIYMYLYFVFFIIFGSFFTLNLFIGVIIDNFNEQKKKAGGSLEMFMTEDQKKYYNAMKKMGSKKPLKAIPRPRWRPQAIVFEIVTDKKFDMIIMLFIGLNMLTMTLDHYQQSETFSAVLDYLNMIFIVIFSSECLLKIFALRYHYFVEPWNLFDFVVVMFSILSLVLSDIIEKYFVSPTLLRVVRVAKVGRVLRLVKGAKGIRTLLFALAMSLPALFNICLLLFLVMFIFAIFGMSFFMHVKDKGGLDDVYNFKTFVQSMILLFQMSTSAGWDGVLDGIINEEECDLPDNERGSPGNCGSATIGITYLLSYLVISFLIVINMYIAVILENYSQATEDVQEGLTDDDYDMYYEIWQRFDPEGTQYIRYDQLSDFLDVLEPPLQIHKPNKYKIISMDIPICRGDMMFCVDILDALTKDFFARKGNPIEEPVDVGRPDEVGYEPVSSTLWRQREEYCARLIQHAWRRHRRAQSPGGGSASGAEGGGASGPEAEGAPTAVLLDAGAGGAHRVVLQAAGAAPRPPEPAPPPAPV, from the exons ATGTCCGAGGACTTGGACTCGATCAGCGAGGAAGAACAAAGCTTGTTCCGACCCTTCACCCGAGAGTCATTGGCCGTAATCGAGGCCCGCATAGCTGAAGAGCATGCCAAGCAAAAAGAACTCGAGAAAAAACGAGCGGAAGGCGAG ACCGATTTGGGGCGGacgaaaaagaaaaaagaa GTGCGGTACGATGATGAGGATGAAGATGAAGGTCCCCAACCAGATGCGACCTTGGAGCAGGGCCTGCCGCTGCCGGTGCGCATGCAGGGCTCCTTTCCTCTCGAACTCGCCTCCACACCACTCGAGGACATCGATCCTTTCTACCACAACCAAACA ACATTCGTAGTCATAAGCAAGGGTAAAGACATCTTCAGATTTTCGGCGACTAATGCCTTGTGGATATTGGATCCATTTAATCCAATAAGAAGAGTGgccatatatatattagtgcATCCTTTATTCTCTCTGTTCATTATTACCACAATTCTTGTGAATTGTATACTCATGATAATGCCTACCACACCAACTGTCGAAAGTACtga AGTTATCTTTACCGGCATCTACACCTTTGAATCGGCGGTGAAAGTAATGGCCAGGGGTTTCATACTACAGCCATTCACATACCTTAGAGATGCATGGAATTGGCTTGACTTCGTAGTTATAGCTTTAGC TTATGTGACGATGGGCATAGATCTCGGCAACTTGGCCGCTCTAAGAACGTTCAGAGTTCTCCGAGCTTTGAAGACTGTGGCCATCGTACcgg GCTTGAAGACTATTGTGGGTGCGGTGATAGAGTCGGTGAAAAATCTTCGAGATGTGATAATATTGACGATGTTTTCACTATCTGTGTTCGCACTTATGGGTCTGCAAATCTATATGGGGGTCTTGACACAGAAATGTATTAAAGTCTTTCCGGAAGACGGTAGTTGGGGTAACCTCACCGATGAGAACTGGGAAAGATTTTGTCAAAATGAAA CAAATTGGTACGGAGAAGACGGAGACTACCCCCTTTGTGGAAATTCATCAGGAGCAGG ACAATGTGAACCAGGCTACATATGTTTACAAGGCTATGGACCAAACCCTAACTACGGATATACGAGTTTTGACACGTTTGGTTGGGCTTTCCTATCAGCTTTTCGACTCATGACACAGGACTATTGGGAAAATCTTTATCAACTG GTGCTAAGGTCAGCGGGTTCATGGCACGTCTTGTTCTTCGTAGTGATCATATTCTTGGGCTCATTCTATCTCGTCAACTTGATTTTGGCTATCGTCGCCATGTCATATGATGAGTTACAAAAGAAAGCTGAAGAAGAGGAACAAGCCGAAGAAGAAGCTCTTAGG GAAGCGGAACAAAAAGCGGCAGCCAGAGCGGATAAGCAGGAAGCCAGGGAAGCCCATGCTCGCGAGCAGGCTGCAGCAGCAGAGGCGGCGGCGTACGCCGAGGCACATCCCGCTAAATCTCCCAGCGACTCTTCCTGTCAGAGCTACGAGCTGTTCGTGAACCAGGAGCGGGGCAACCAGGACGACAATACGCGCGAGCGCATGTCCCTCCGTAGCGACCCCTTCCAGGACTCGGTGAGCACTCAGCCCACGCACAAGCCAACCGCCAACGAATCGCACCACGAACCGGCACGCCGACAGAGGAAGGTCAGCATG GTTCCCCACCCTGAACGCATAAATAAATACGGACAGTTGTCATATGGGCCACTGCGCGAAGGCTCACAG GCTTCATTGTCACTTCCTGGATCACCGTTCAATTTACGTCGAGGATCTCGTGGGTCGCATCAAATGGCTTTAAGACCGAACGGAAGAAATCGATATCCACCTGGAGCTGATCGAAAACCACTTGTCCTTTCAACATACTTGGATGCACAGGAACATCTGCCATATGCTGACGATTCAAATGCTGTCACACCAATGTCTGAAGAAAATGGTGCTATAATTATACCTGTGTACTACGCCAATTTAG gtTCAAGACATTCTTCTTACACGTCGCATCAATCTCGATTGTCGTACACTTCACACGGTGACTTATTAGGTGGAAAAGCGCAAACGAAGGAAGCAAGGCTAAGAGGACGATCGGCATCCAGAAATCACAGCGTTACGTCACAACCGCATGCCTACCCACTGCCAAGACAAGATTCGTCGCTCGCATCTAGACCGCTTAGAGAATAT GAAATAAGCACAACGGAATGTACAGATGAGGCTGGCAAAGTATTAAAACAATCTAACGACAATCCTTTTATAGAGTCATCGCAGCAGCCCAACGTTGTAGATATGAGAG ATGTTATGGTActaaatgaaattattgaacAAGCGGGCAGACAAAGTAGAGCCAGTGAGCAAAACG CAGAAGACGATGAGGATGGACCCACCTTCAAAGAAAGACTCCTCGAGTGCTTTATGAAAGGAATAGACTTCTTTTGTGTTTGGGACTGCTGTTGGTTATGGCTGGAGTTCCAAAAATACGTGGCTCTTCTGGTGTTCGACCCATTCGTAGAACTGTTTATCACCTTATGTATTGTGGTCAACACTTTGTTTATGGCTTTGGACCATCATGATATGGATCGAGATATGGAAAAGGCGCTAAAAAGTGGCAACTAT ttctTCACTGCAACCTTTGGTATAGAAGCCATGCTAAAATTAATAGCTATGAGCCCGaagttttattttcaagaaGGTTGGAACGTTTTTGATTTTATCATCGTGGCCTTATCGTTATTAGAATTGGGTCTGGAAGGTGTACAGGGTTTGTCAGTGTTACGTTCATTTCGTTTG CTTCGAGTATTCAAATTGGCAAAGTCATGGCCGACACTTAATTTACTCATCTCTATAATGGGTAGGACGATGGGTGCCTTGGGCAACCTGACCTTCGTATTGTGcatcattattttcatatttgccGTGATGGGTATGCAACTATTCGGGAAAAATTATGTTG ACTATGTAGACCGTTTTCCGGACGGAGATCTTCCCCGTTGGAACTTCACCGACTTCATGCACAGCTTCATGATAGTCTTTCGAGTGCTATGTGGAGAATGGATAGAAAGCATGTGGGATTGTATGCTCGTTGGAGACGTGTCCTGCATACCATTCTTCTTAGCTACCGTTGTCATTGGTAATCTTGTG gttCTCAACCTCTTCTTGGCCCTGTTACTGTCAAACTTTGGGTCATCTAACTTATCGTCGCCGACAGCCGATCAAGACACCAACAAAATAGCTGAAGCATTTAACAGAATATCGAGATTCATAGATTGGGTTAAAAAGAACGCAGCCGACGTCTTAAAGTTGgtgaaaaataaacttacaaacCAAATAGCCATACACGCTCCCG AACGGGTGGATAACGAGCTGGAATTAGGTGCTGACCTTGATGATGGAGTACTGTATAAAGATAAGAAACTAAAAGACCAAGTAGAAGTAGCAATCGGTGACGGCATGGAATTTACAATACCag GTGACAATAAGTACAAGAAAGGTAAAATACTAATGAATAATATCAATGCAATAACCGATAACCACACAGACAATAGAATTAATTGTGAACTTAATCATCATGGATACCCTATTCAG GACGATGATACTATAAGTCAGAAATCATACGGAAGTCACAAAATTAGATCTTTTAAAGATGAAAGTCACAAAGGTTCAGCAGACACCATCGATGGTGAAGAAAAAAAAGACGCCAGTAAAGAAGAATTAGGGCTAGAGGaag AAATGATACCAGAAGAAGAGGTTGGTCAAGTGGATCTGGCTAAATTGGACATAAAAGCTGTAGAGGGTGATGGCATTCTTGAAGACTCTCCAGCAGACTGCTGTCCAGAACCTTGTTATGCGCGCTTCCCCTTTTTAGCTGGAGATGACGAATCTCCATTCTGGCAAGGATGGGCCATGTTGAGACTGAAAACCTTCCGACTTATTGAAAATACATACTTTGAAACGGCTGTGATAACTATGATTTTACTCAGTAGTTTGGCTTTG GCTCTAGAAGATGTTCATTTACCACATCGGCCGATACTTCAAGATATCCTCTATTATATGGACCGAATCTTTACCGTTATATTTTTCATCGAGATGTTGATCAAGTGGCTTGCTCTTGGATTCCAGAAATATTTCACGAATGCCTGGTGTTGGCTTGATTTCATCATTGTTATG GTCTCGCTTATAAACTTCGTAGCGGCGCTTTGTGGCGCCGGTGGCATTCAGGCGTTCAAAACGATGAGAACGCTTCGAGCCCTTCGACCGCTCAGGGCTATGAGCCGCATGCAGGGCATGAGG GTGGTAGTGAATGCTCTGGTGCAAGCGATCCCATCCATCTTCAACGTGCTGCTCGTGTGTCTGATATTCTGGCTTATCTTTGCTATTATGGGTGTACAACTCTTCGctggaaaatattttaag TGCGTCGACATGAACCACACAACTCTAAGCCATGAAATTATCCCAGATAGAAATGCTTGTATTTTAGAAAACTACACCTGGGAAAACTCCCCAATGAATTTCGACCATGTTGGCAAGGCTTATTTATGTCTATTTCAAGTTGCTACTTTCAAAGGCTGGATTCAAATCATGAATGATGCTATCGATTCACGAGAG GTTGGTCGTCAGCCCATTCGAGAAAccaatatatacatgtatttgtattttgtattcttCATAATTTTCGGCTCGTTTTTCACTCTTAACCTATTCATTGGTgtgattattgataattttaatgaacaaaAGAAGAAAGCAGGAGGCAGTCTTGAAATGTTTATGACAGAAGATCAGAAAAAGTATTACAATGCTATGAAAAAAATGGGATCGAAAAAGCCCCTTAAAGCAATTCCCAGGCCAAGG TGGCGGCCGCAAGCAATCGTATTTGAGATTGTAACAGATAAGAAATTTGATATGATCATTATGTTGTTTATTGGCCTTAATATGTTAACTATGACCCTCGATCATTATCAACAATCAGAAACATTCAGTGCTGTGTTGGACTatcttaatatgatatttatcgtAATATTTAGTTCAGAGTGCTTACTTAAGATCTTTGCCCTGCGATACCATTACTTTGTGGAGCCATGGAATCTATTTGATTTTGTCGTTGTAATGTTTTCTATACTTA GCTTGGTGTTGAGCGATATCATAGAAAAGTACTTTGTTTCACCGACTTTACTCAGAGTTGTCAGAGTGGCAAAAGTTGGTAGAGTACTTCGACTTGTTAAAGGTGCAAAGGGCATTCGAACATTACTGTTCGCTCTGGCCATGTCACTGCCAGCTCTCTTTAACATTTGTCTGCTGCTATTTCTTGTAATGTTTATCTTCGCAATATTTGGAATGTCATTTTTCATGCATGTTAAAGACAAAGGAGGCCTAGATGACGTGTACAACTTCAAAACTTTCGTGCAAAGTATGATTCTACTATTTCAG ATGTCTACATCGGCGGGTTGGGATGGTGTGTTAGACGGTATTATAAATGAGGAAGAGTGTGATTTGCCGGACAACGAACGTGGGTCACCTGGCAACTGTGGCTCTGCGACGATAGGCATTACCTACTTACTGTCATATCTGGTGATCTCTTTCCTCATCGTTATTAACATGTACATTGCCGTTATTCTCGAAAATTATTCTCAG GCAACCGAAGACGTACAGGAAGGCCTAACTGACGACGACTACGACATGTACTACGAGATATGGCAGCGGTTTGATCCCGAAGGAACACAATACATCAGATACGATCAACTATCTGATTTCTTAGACGTTCTCGAGCCGCCTTTACAAATCCACAAAcctaacaaatacaaaattatatccaTGGACATACCTATATGTCGCGGTGATATGATGTTCTGCGTTGACATCTTAGATGCGCTCACGAAAGACTTCTTTGCGAGAAAGGGCAATCCCATCGAGGAACCGGTCGACGTGGGAAGGCCCGACGAAGTGGGCTACGAGCCCGTGTCGTCAACGCTATGGAGACAACGTGAAGAGTACTGCGCGCGGCTGATCCAGCACGCGTGGCGGAGACACCGGCGAGCGCAGTCGCCAGGTGGCGGCTCCGCGTCGGGCGCTGAGGGCGGCGGCGCGAGCGGACCGGAGGCGGAAGGCGCCCCGACGGCCGTGCTGCTGGACGCGGGCGCTGGCGGCGCGCACCGCGTGGTGCTGCAGGCGGCCGGGGCGGCGCCGCGCCCGCCCgagcccgcgccgccgcccgcgcccgtcTGA